DNA sequence from the Bubalus bubalis isolate 160015118507 breed Murrah chromosome 24, NDDB_SH_1, whole genome shotgun sequence genome:
GATGAGCTCCGCGCAGTAAGGAATCAAGAGAAGTGCTGTGGGCATAGATCCAAGTCCAATGGGGAGCAACATTCAACTAGTACTGTAGAAAACGGCTTTTGTTGCTGCGGAAGCTCTTAGGAGAGCCTGGgattgaagaggaaaaagaaagagagctcCCTTGTGGGATGTGATTGTAGTGATTCGGACAGCCTCaagagtggggaggaaggaacaAAGCCCGACTCCCATCTTCGCTCGGGCCCCTCTCCCTAGCCCGCCGCCCCACTTATTCCAGGGTTAGCGTTCTAGCCTGAGACGCTCGTCAAGTGTTACGTCACTGGGATCAAGCCAATCACCGCTTTAGGCGCACCAATCGGCGAACAGTCATAGCTGAGTCGAGGCCGCCCGGGCCAATGATAGAGACCGTACGGCGGAAGTGCAGGAACGGTCTCCCAGAAAGATGGCAGCCCTGGTCCGGCCACAGGTTGATTGGCAGGTGCTGTGACCGGAGGTGAGCTTCGGAGCCCGACGGAAGCCCAACAAGCTCAGGAAGTGATCGGAGGCCCAGATACAGGAGAGCAAGAGGCGGAAAGAGCAGCTCCGGAAGAGGCCGCGGCGGCCGGCGGAATCGGGCCTCGGAGGCAGGGGGCGGGTGCCTCGGGCGCCCGGAAGGGGCGGGGATTATGGAGATCAGAAACTAAGACGGAAGACTAGGGCCTGGGCTGGGAGGCGCGAGGGGCCGGGTTTCCCGGGTGGGCGTGACCCTCGAGGTAGGGCTTAGGGGGCGGGGCTTAAGGGGACCCAGGGCGCTGCTGGGGGAGAAGGGTTTGGGGGACCTGGGCCTGGTCTGCTGGGGGGGCCTTATCTAGCGGGGTtctgaggcggcggcggcggcggaatCACCCCACGCCCTGCTTTACGGTCTCATCCCGTTCTCTTCGCCCCTCTCACCCCTCAGCTTTATACTCCAGGCCCCGTCTCCTGAGCTCTGCCCTCGGATGTTCCACCGCCCAGAGCTTGCATGCGCCGTGGGGCGCCCCAGGACCAGGAGCTGGTGGGTCCGGGGGCTCCTGGGCGGGGGTCCCGGGGCGCCCCTCCTCCCTCGGGACCTGTTGTCCCGGTCCTCGTCTTTCCCCCGGATCTAGTATTCAGGGCGGACCAACGGAGCGGACCCCGGCAGCTGCTGACCCTCTATAACCCCACGGGAGCAGTGCTTCGCTTCCGAGGTGAAGGGGATGGGCGCCTCGTACTCGGGATGTGGGGACTGGCGGCAATAGGCTGGGGAACTGGGTGGGCTGGAGGAGTCAGATGAGTACGGTTGACTGTCCGGCCTTGGCAGAATGGAAGGGTCAAGTCCAGCCCTAGGGTAGAAGGCTGGGGGAACTCCATGGGCGAGGCTTgtgcaggattctctgaggcagtaGTCGATCGATCTCTCTGTGCCTTTTCCCCCAGTGCTGTGCACAGCACCTGCCAAATACACGGTGTTTGACGCGGAAGGATACGTGAAGTCCCAGTCCTGCATTGACATGTGAGTGAGCGGGTGGGGAAGCTGATGAAAGCCAGTGGTCGCTGCCAGCTTTCTCTGATTTACCCTGCTGTGACTTAGGTCTCAGAGCTGGTGCTCTTCAGCCTGTTTTTCCCCACCCTCTGTCTGCATCCCTAAGAGGGAGTTTCCTGGGAGGGTGGGGCCTGGATTCGCTTGGATCACTGCCCCTCAATGGGCCTCTCTTTTCTCCGGACCAGTGTGATTCGCCACGTGGCCCCCCATCCCAGGAACTATGATGTCCAGGATCGCTTCCGCATTGAGCTCTCTGAGGAGGGAACAGAGGGCCGAGTGGTGGGGCGCAAGGACATCACCTCGGTTCTGAGGGCCCCAGCGTACCCCCTTGAGCTTCAGGGACAGTCTGACCCAACGCCCCACCCAGAGCCTCATTCCTGGACAGCATCATCCACAGCCCAGCCCTTCCCAGAGAGTGAGTTTGGGGATGGGAATTCTTGAGTTCTGTAGGGGGAGGGGACCTAGCATGACCTTAGAGGTGAGTTCGTTTGGAGtagaagaggttttttttttgttgttgttgttctgggtTTTTGTGGGGGTTTTGGTGCCCCTTCTGGACTAGCAGACTCTTAATTCCCGGACCAGGTATGGAACACAGGGTCCTGGAAGTGAGAGCGCCGAGTGCTAAccagtggaccgccagggaattcccttccgGTTCAGCCTTTTGCTTTTTGATAGTAACATTTCTAAGAGTTAAGATTTTATATCAGGTTAGGGGAAAAGCAGACTTCGCAGTTTCCTTGGTTTCTGGCCTCCACCTAGAGAGAAAAACTCTTCGTTTAGCTCTAACTCCAGTACTTCCCATCCTGTGTCAGCTCACTTCAGTTCAATAAGAAATGCGGGTTGAGCAATTACTTACCATGTTGTGTTCTATGGGAGACAGAGGTCCCTGCCTGACACACAGGTACACGGGAGCCAGTAATCAAGGCAGAGCTGAAGAGCGGAAAATGATGAGGGACCAGAGGGGAGAGGGTTTCTTGCACTGTGGGGACAGGGGCTCCAGGGAGAAGAGGACGCTTCCAGTGTCCAACGAAAAGTGGGTACACCTTCCACCTTCAGCCTCCTCCCTGGGCTGACCAGGAATGGAGGCTGGAGCTCCTGACAGCCCTTGTTCCCCAGACCCTCACCCGCAACTGGCCAccagctccttcctcctcttcttgctGATGGGCACAGTCTCTGTGGCCTTCCTGCTGCTCCCGCTCCAGGATGAACTTGGCAGCCAGCTGCCCCAAATCCTTCACGTCTCCCTGGGACAAAAGTTGGTGGCAGCCTATGTCTTAGGTGAGCCCAGTGGATCCGGGCCCAGAGAGAGGCAAGTGGGGGCTAGAAAGAGGGTATACAGAGCCAGCAGGCTCCACACACGACCttgctctttcttcctcccctctctAGGGCTCCTCACCATGGTGTTCCTCCGGACCTGAGCTCTGCTCCACCTCCACGCTTTTTCCCTGGGCCAGGACATGGATGTGGATGTGGACGTGCAACAGCCACTGTGATGTTCATAATCTCCTCTCAACTCCTGCTTCCTTCTTCTGCCCATCTCCCCCCAGACTTAGGGATTTGTTATCTTTTTCCAAGTTGAATcaaataaatttgtaaaactgaactgagaaatatgTAAGAAACACGCCCCTTTCTTCCCATGTCATTCCTCCAGTTCCTCCTACTTCCACCTAGAGGCCCATTGAGGATTTAAAAGACCTAGGTTGaggcctgaagaaggaaatagcaccccactccagtactcttgcctggaaaatcccatgggtggaggagcctagtaggctgcagtccatggggtcactaggagtcggacacgactgagcgacttcactttcacttgtcactttcatgcattggagaaggaaatggcaacccactccagtgttcttgcctggagaatctcagggacgggggagcctggtgggctgccgtctatggggtcacacacagtcagacacaactgaagcgacttaggagcagtagcagcaggtcgAGGCCTGGTGCTGTGCCAAAAAAAccatgtgatcttgagcaagtcatttaatttctcaGAGCTTCAGTTTATGCCTGTAAAATGAGGGAATTGGGAAAGTTATTCTTAAGATTCCTTTTAACTCTGTCTTAAGGAGAGGATCATGTTGCTAAGCCAGCATGTTGTTGTTTGTTcactgttgtgtccgactctttgcgaccccatgggcggcaggacaccaggcttcctggtccctcaccatctcccgaagtttgctcaaacttaggtctgttgtgtcgatgatgccatccagccatcttatcctctgtcgcccccttcccctcctgccctcagtctttccctgcatcagggtcttttccaatgccaaAGCTGAAAAGAAGCAGACACAAATACCACCTATTCCCACCTGCCGTCAAACTCAGGTCCCACCATCTTAAGCCATCAGAGCCTCTTGCCAGGCTTGCTGGGAGGCTTCCCTTCCCCAGAATCCTCTTCTGcctttttgtctctttctctacttttatttTGTCTCTTCTTTGACCTCAGCCCCTGCGGCTAAGAAACATCAAGGTCCCTGACAAGATGGGGGGAAGTGGCACTGCCTGACATAAACTTAAGCCTAACCAGGCAGGGAAAGTGAAGGCAACGGAAAAAAAAGCTGCTTGAAAGGCAGGCTTCCAGCCCTCCTTCAGATGCAAGGTGataggggaggaggggaagaaggaCAGCCAGTGACACTGGCAGATAGATCCTTGATTGGGAACAAAAATCAGCAAGATAACGTGCAGACAGACTCGGTCTGCTATGCTGCTGGAAGGTTATCAGTTGCTCCAGCTTTGGTTTGGAGGCCTTGGGAGCTGCCCCACTGCCCCGGGGGGCCTCGTCCTTCCCACACCCAGAGCAGGGTTTAGTGACATGTGAGTCTGATTCTGTGCAGAGGGTGGCAGCCTGTGTCTAGGATGTGAGCAGGGCTCTCCCCATGGCCCAGCAAACCCCTCACCAAACCATTCACACT
Encoded proteins:
- the MOSPD3 gene encoding motile sperm domain-containing protein 3 isoform X1, with translation MRRGAPQDQELVGPGAPGRGSRGAPPPSGPVVPVLVFPPDLVFRADQRSGPRQLLTLYNPTGAVLRFRVLCTAPAKYTVFDAEGYVKSQSCIDIVIRHVAPHPRNYDVQDRFRIELSEEGTEGRVVGRKDITSVLRAPAYPLELQGQSDPTPHPEPHSWTASSTAQPFPERMEAGAPDSPCSPDPHPQLATSSFLLFLLMGTVSVAFLLLPLQDELGSQLPQILHVSLGQKLVAAYVLGLLTMVFLRT
- the MOSPD3 gene encoding motile sperm domain-containing protein 3 isoform X2, whose translation is MRRGAPQDQELVGPGAPGRGSRGAPPPSGPVVPVLVFPPDLVFRADQRSGPRQLLTLYNPTGAVLRFRVLCTAPAKYTVFDAEGYVKSQSCIDIVIRHVAPHPRNYDVQDRFRIELSEEGTEGRVVGRKDITSVLRAPAYPLELQGQSDPTPHPEPHSWTASSTAQPFPENPHPQLATSSFLLFLLMGTVSVAFLLLPLQDELGSQLPQILHVSLGQKLVAAYVLGLLTMVFLRT